In Haematobia irritans isolate KBUSLIRL chromosome 1, ASM5000362v1, whole genome shotgun sequence, a genomic segment contains:
- the LOC142221092 gene encoding TRPL translocation defect protein 14-like yields MANNESGNINASEDIQVENLRRCLKMKKQSKDQLDKRVYRIVLTGGPSGGKTTGQSRLSTFFENLGWKVFRVPETATVLLSGGIKFSDLTEKEIYKFQENLVRTMMQIENTYFQLGKSSTRNCLIICDRGFMDASAYISKDKWEKMMMTNNWHAIEMRDNRYNQVIHLVSAAHGAEEFYSIDGHASRSEDVDLARHLDNKCAEAWVGHPYFDVIDNSTNFETKMNRLIETVCQTVGIHIADRFLPTSRKLLFLVANIPGDGEFPPFQDFEVEHRYLQSSAPHVQVRLRKRGQNNRWSYEQTIIYNPNGHDASRIEVKAQLTKKIYLKLLAQRDKSHAAIYQKRRCFLVNNQYFQLDIFKEINSNPRCKGLILLETYSSQSGEVLLNCLPKFLSIVKEVTGDPDYCMFNLSLK; encoded by the coding sequence ATGGCAAATAATGAATCTGGTAACATAAATGCCTCTGAAGATATCCAAGTGGAAAATCTCCGTAGATGTTTGAAGATGAAAAAGCAAAGCAAAGACCAATTGGATAAACGTGTCTATAGAATTGTCCTCACCGGAGGACCAAGTGGCGGTAAAACCACCGGTCAATCTcgtttgtctacattttttgaaaatctcgGTTGGAAAGTGTTTCGTGTACCCGAGACAGCAACGGTTCTTCTTAGCGGTGGTATTAAATTTTCCGATCTTACTGAGaaagaaatttacaaattccaagaaaatctggtACGTACAATGATGCAGATCGAAAATACCTATTTCCAATTGGGCAAATCGAGTACCCGCAATTGTTTGATTATTTGTGATCGTGGTTTCATGGATGCCAGTGCTTATATATCAAAAGACAAATGGGAAAAGATGATGATGACGAATAATTGGCATGCCATTGAAATGCGTGACAATCGTTACAATCAAGTAATACACTTGGTATCAGCGGCCCATGGAGCTGAAGAGTTCTATTCCATTGATGGACATGCAAGTCGTAGTGAAGATGTTGATTTAGCCCGACACTTGGACAATAAATGTGCCGAGGCCTGGGTTGGTCATCCCTATTTCGATGTTATTGATAATTCAAccaattttgaaacaaagatgAATAGATTGATAGAAACGGTTTGCCAAACCGTAGGTATTCATATAGCAGATCGTTTTTTACCCACATCgagaaaattattgtttttggtGGCCAATATACCAGGCGATGGAGAATTTCCAccatttcaggatttcgaagttgAACATCGGTACTTGCAATCATCCGCTCCCCATGTCCAAGTTAGACTTCGCAAACGAGGTCAAAATAATCGTTGGAGTTATGAGCAAACCATTATCTATAATCCTAATGGTCATGATGCATCCCGTATAGAGGTCAAAGCACAATTAACCAAAAAGATTTATCTCAAACTATTGGCTCAACGAGATAAATCCCATGCTGCAATTTATCAAAAACGTCGTTGTTTCTTAGTCAACAATCAGTATTTCCAATTGGATATCTTTAAGGAGATCAATTCCAATCCTAGGTGCAAAGGTTTAATTCTATTGGAGACTTATTCTTCTCAATCCGGCGAAGTTTTATTGAACtgtctgccaaaatttttgagTATCGTTAAAGAGGTTACAGGAGATCCCGATTATTGTATGTTTAATTTGTcactgaaatga